In Neisseria animalis, a single window of DNA contains:
- the nusA gene encoding transcription termination factor NusA, which yields MSREMLQLAEALASEKNVEAEVVFQALEFALSTAAKKKADREHMDVRVEIDRDTGAYRTFRRWLIVADEDYTYPDVEKTIEEIQEEVPGIEIQIGEYYEEQLENEGFGRQAAQTAKQIILQRIRDAEREQILNEFLANCEDIIMGTVKRVERHGTIIEIGRLDALLPRDQMIPRENFRNGDRVRALFLRVDEIGNTGRKQVILSRTSGDFLTKLYEQEVPEIADGLLEIREVARDPGQRAKVAVKANDQRIDPQGTCIGVRGSRVNAVSNELSGERIDVVLWSPETAQFVINALSPAEVSRILIDEEKRAVDVIVAEDQLALAIGRGGQNVRLASDLTGWQLNIMTVAEADERNAAEDAEIRNLFVTHLNVDEDTADVLVQEGFATLEEVAYVPAAEMLEIDGFDEEIVEMLRNRARDAILTLAIASEEKLADVSEDMRNLEGLDSDMLRDLAQAGIATRDDLAELAVDELIEITGVTEEEAKKVILAAREHWFTEENN from the coding sequence ATGAGTCGCGAAATGTTACAGTTGGCCGAGGCATTGGCCAGTGAGAAAAATGTAGAGGCAGAAGTCGTATTTCAGGCTTTGGAGTTTGCGCTTTCTACGGCAGCCAAGAAAAAAGCCGACCGCGAGCATATGGATGTGCGCGTGGAAATCGACCGCGATACCGGAGCGTACCGTACATTCCGCCGTTGGTTGATTGTGGCAGACGAGGATTACACTTATCCCGATGTGGAGAAAACCATTGAGGAAATCCAAGAGGAAGTCCCGGGTATCGAAATCCAAATCGGCGAATATTATGAAGAGCAGTTGGAAAACGAAGGTTTCGGCCGTCAGGCGGCACAAACTGCGAAGCAGATTATTTTGCAGCGTATCCGTGATGCGGAGCGCGAGCAGATTTTAAATGAGTTTTTGGCAAACTGTGAAGATATTATCATGGGTACGGTTAAGCGTGTGGAGCGTCATGGTACGATTATCGAAATCGGCCGTTTGGACGCGCTGCTGCCTCGCGATCAGATGATTCCGCGCGAGAATTTCCGTAACGGTGACCGAGTTCGTGCGTTGTTTCTCCGTGTGGACGAAATCGGCAATACCGGCCGCAAACAAGTGATTTTGAGCCGGACTTCCGGTGATTTTCTGACCAAGCTGTATGAACAGGAAGTGCCGGAAATTGCAGACGGCCTGTTGGAAATCCGCGAGGTTGCCCGCGACCCCGGTCAGCGTGCCAAAGTAGCGGTAAAAGCCAATGACCAGCGTATCGACCCGCAAGGCACCTGTATCGGCGTGCGCGGTTCGCGCGTCAATGCGGTAAGCAATGAATTGTCGGGCGAGCGCATCGATGTGGTGCTGTGGTCTCCGGAAACCGCACAGTTCGTCATCAACGCATTGTCTCCTGCGGAAGTCAGCCGTATTCTGATTGATGAGGAAAAACGTGCGGTGGATGTAATTGTGGCGGAAGACCAGTTGGCATTGGCGATTGGCCGCGGCGGTCAAAACGTACGTTTGGCTTCGGATTTGACCGGCTGGCAGTTGAACATCATGACTGTAGCCGAAGCAGACGAGCGCAATGCGGCGGAAGATGCGGAAATCCGCAACCTGTTCGTTACCCATCTGAATGTCGATGAAGACACGGCAGATGTGTTGGTTCAGGAAGGTTTTGCCACTTTGGAGGAAGTTGCTTACGTTCCGGCTGCAGAAATGCTGGAAATCGACGGCTTTGACGAAGAAATCGTTGAAATGCTGCGTAACCGTGCCCGCGATGCCATTCTAACCTTGGCTATTGCCTCCGAAGAAAAACTGGCCGACGTATCGGAAGATATGCGCAATCTGGAAGGTTTGGATTCGGACATGCTGCGCGATTTGGCACAGGCCGGTATCGCAACCCGCGATGATTTGGCCGAACTGGCGGTGGACGAACTGATTGAAATTACGGGTGTAACCGAAGAAGAAGCCAAAAAAGTAATTTTGGCGGCGCGCGAACACTGGTTTACCGAAGAAAACAACTGA
- the rimP gene encoding ribosome maturation factor RimP, protein MDIQNILDKTLPGLGYELVDFELTAQGDLRVFIDKEGGITVEDCATVSNHLSRVFMVEDVDYKRLEISSPGLDRPLKKAADFVRFAGQQAKIKTRLPIDGQKNFIGRIEKCENEVVTVSFDGKTADIEIGNIDKARLRPEFKF, encoded by the coding sequence ATGGATATTCAAAATATTCTGGATAAAACCCTGCCGGGCTTGGGTTACGAGCTGGTGGATTTCGAGCTGACGGCGCAAGGGGATTTGCGTGTGTTTATCGATAAAGAAGGCGGTATTACGGTTGAAGACTGTGCAACGGTCAGCAACCATTTGAGCCGTGTGTTTATGGTTGAAGATGTTGATTACAAACGCTTGGAAATTTCCAGTCCGGGGTTGGACCGTCCGTTGAAAAAAGCTGCTGATTTTGTGCGTTTTGCCGGGCAGCAGGCAAAAATCAAAACACGCCTTCCGATTGACGGACAGAAGAATTTTATCGGCCGGATTGAGAAGTGTGAAAATGAAGTGGTAACGGTTTCTTTCGATGGTAAAACCGCCGATATCGAAATCGGCAATATCGACAAAGCACGCCTGCGTCCCGAGTTTAAATTTTAA
- the xerD gene encoding site-specific tyrosine recombinase XerD has product MNDLTDVFLEHLWLMGRLSDNTLNGYRRDLEKIAARLNESGHDWLSADSLVLAEAVYAPQEKTSSQARALSACKRLYAWLEEIGRRSENPTKELRAPKLAQKLPKLISEAQIDAMLAAPDTGTVHGMRDKAFLELLYATGLRVSEAVKLTPDNLDFQRGRVNLIGKGGKQREIPMNEDAVEWLERYQREARPQLLKGRLCDAFFVSQKRSGMTRQLAWMIVKEYAAAAGIQELSPHGLRHAFATHLVNGQADLRSVQAMLGHADLSTTQIYTHVANQRLQQTVKEHHSRN; this is encoded by the coding sequence ATGAACGATTTAACTGATGTCTTCCTCGAACATCTCTGGCTGATGGGGCGTTTGAGTGACAATACCCTGAATGGTTACCGCCGCGATTTGGAGAAGATTGCCGCGCGGCTGAACGAGAGCGGACACGACTGGCTGAGTGCCGACAGTTTAGTATTGGCAGAAGCCGTTTACGCCCCACAAGAAAAAACCAGTTCGCAGGCGCGGGCTTTGTCTGCTTGCAAGCGGCTGTACGCATGGCTGGAAGAAATCGGCCGCCGCAGCGAAAATCCGACCAAAGAGCTGCGCGCGCCCAAACTGGCGCAAAAACTGCCCAAGCTCATCAGTGAAGCGCAAATCGATGCCATGCTGGCCGCTCCCGATACCGGCACGGTACACGGCATGCGGGACAAAGCCTTTTTGGAACTGCTGTATGCCACAGGATTACGGGTGTCCGAAGCAGTAAAACTCACTCCCGATAATTTGGATTTCCAGCGAGGACGTGTCAACCTTATCGGCAAAGGGGGTAAGCAGCGGGAAATCCCGATGAACGAAGATGCTGTGGAATGGCTGGAGCGTTACCAGCGTGAAGCGCGTCCCCAATTATTGAAAGGCAGACTGTGCGATGCATTTTTCGTCAGCCAGAAGCGCAGCGGCATGACGCGCCAGCTTGCGTGGATGATTGTTAAAGAATACGCAGCGGCAGCCGGTATTCAGGAGCTTAGTCCGCACGGTTTGCGCCATGCGTTCGCCACACATCTGGTAAACGGGCAGGCAGATTTGCGTTCCGTGCAGGCCATGCTCGGTCATGCCGATTTGAGTACCACGCAGATTTATACCCATGTTGCCAATCAAAGGCTGCAACAAACGGTAAAAGAACACCATTCACGAAATTAA
- a CDS encoding peroxiredoxin, which translates to MQTYDFTLPSSSGSDFRAADHLPLVVYFYPKDSTPGCTTEGLDFNARLEQFKALGYTVVGISRDGVKAHQNFCAKQGFQFELLSDKDEVVCKQFDVIKLKKLYGKESLGIERSTFVLNEKGEISHEWRKVKVAGHAQEVLDTLSR; encoded by the coding sequence ATGCAAACTTACGATTTTACCCTTCCTTCCAGCAGCGGCAGCGATTTTCGGGCGGCCGACCATCTGCCGCTGGTGGTGTACTTCTATCCTAAAGACAGTACCCCGGGCTGCACGACCGAAGGTTTGGACTTTAATGCCCGTTTGGAACAATTTAAAGCACTCGGCTATACGGTGGTCGGTATTTCGCGCGATGGGGTGAAAGCTCATCAGAATTTTTGTGCCAAACAAGGGTTCCAATTTGAGTTGTTGAGTGATAAAGATGAGGTTGTCTGCAAACAGTTTGATGTCATCAAGCTGAAAAAACTTTACGGCAAAGAATCGTTGGGAATCGAACGCAGCACTTTTGTGCTCAATGAAAAAGGCGAAATCAGCCACGAATGGCGCAAAGTCAAAGTAGCGGGTCATGCACAGGAAGTATTGGATACTTTAAGCCGTTGA
- the ubiE gene encoding bifunctional demethylmenaquinone methyltransferase/2-methoxy-6-polyprenyl-1,4-benzoquinol methylase UbiE: MSDQKTHFGFSTVDESEKAGKVAEVFHSVAKNYDIMNDVMSGGLHRVWKHFTINTARLKKGDKVLDIAGGTGDLSRGWAKRVGKEGEVWLTDINSSMLTVGRDRLLNEGVILPVSLADAEKLPFPDNYFNLVSVAFGLRNMTHKDRALKEMHRVLKPGGTLLVLEFSKVYKPLEGVYDLYSFKLLPVMGKLIAKDADSYQYLAESIRMHPDQETLKQMMLDAGFDSVDYHNMSAGIVALHKGVKF, translated from the coding sequence ATGAGTGACCAAAAAACCCACTTCGGTTTCAGTACTGTTGATGAAAGTGAAAAAGCCGGCAAAGTCGCCGAAGTGTTCCACTCGGTAGCGAAAAACTACGACATCATGAATGATGTGATGTCCGGCGGTCTGCACCGCGTTTGGAAACATTTCACCATCAATACCGCCCGCCTGAAAAAAGGCGACAAAGTGCTGGACATCGCCGGTGGTACGGGCGATTTGTCGCGCGGCTGGGCCAAGCGCGTGGGCAAAGAAGGCGAAGTGTGGCTGACCGACATCAACTCCTCCATGCTCACCGTCGGTCGCGACCGTCTGTTGAACGAGGGCGTGATTCTGCCGGTATCGCTGGCGGATGCGGAAAAGCTGCCGTTTCCCGACAATTATTTCAACCTCGTTTCCGTTGCCTTCGGTTTGCGCAACATGACGCACAAAGACCGTGCATTGAAAGAAATGCACCGCGTATTGAAACCGGGCGGTACGCTGCTGGTGTTGGAGTTTTCCAAAGTCTACAAACCGCTTGAAGGCGTTTACGATCTGTATTCTTTCAAACTTTTGCCGGTGATGGGCAAGCTGATTGCCAAAGATGCCGACAGCTATCAGTATCTGGCTGAATCTATCCGTATGCACCCCGATCAGGAAACGCTGAAACAAATGATGCTGGATGCCGGTTTCGACAGCGTGGATTACCACAATATGAGCGCGGGCATTGTTGCGCTGCATAAGGGCGTGAAATTCTGA
- a CDS encoding gamma-butyrobetaine hydroxylase-like domain-containing protein, translating into MQTAIPEEIRLQQNRAVLVLVYGGEQKILPAEFLRVYSPSAEVRGHGPGQEVLQTGKSEVTVTDLEPVGRYALKITFSDGHNSGLYDWPYLHRLAYGYDEMWADYLKRLQESGASRLPDNHAEQTAGVHACGGGCGSR; encoded by the coding sequence ATGCAGACAGCTATCCCGGAAGAAATCCGTTTGCAGCAAAACCGTGCCGTATTGGTATTGGTTTACGGCGGCGAGCAAAAAATCCTCCCAGCCGAATTTTTGCGCGTGTACTCGCCCAGCGCCGAAGTGCGGGGGCACGGGCCGGGGCAGGAAGTGTTGCAGACGGGCAAGTCGGAAGTTACCGTTACGGACTTGGAACCGGTTGGCCGGTACGCGCTGAAAATCACTTTTTCAGACGGCCACAACAGCGGTTTGTACGATTGGCCTTATCTGCACCGTTTGGCTTACGGATATGACGAAATGTGGGCGGATTACCTGAAACGCTTGCAGGAATCAGGAGCATCGCGTCTGCCGGACAATCATGCCGAACAGACGGCAGGTGTTCATGCCTGCGGCGGCGGATGCGGAAGCCGTTGA
- a CDS encoding cytochrome b6 has protein sequence MALQAKVKANTYYAFACIGLMLSAFLVFAAVSIIPFGITAAQQLAVIRISLYALVLFAVLGGAFSLRVAILRKQFEKSS, from the coding sequence ATGGCGTTGCAAGCAAAAGTCAAGGCGAATACCTATTATGCCTTTGCCTGTATCGGATTGATGTTGTCGGCATTTTTGGTGTTTGCGGCAGTCAGCATCATTCCGTTCGGTATAACAGCGGCGCAGCAGTTGGCAGTCATACGTATATCGCTGTATGCGCTGGTGTTGTTTGCCGTGCTGGGCGGCGCATTTTCCCTGCGTGTGGCCATACTCCGCAAACAATTTGAGAAATCATCATGA
- the radC gene encoding RadC family protein gives MSIKHWPEGERPREKLLERGAGVLSDAELLAILLRVGTRGMSAVDLARYLLNEFGSLGRLMSAEARVLSRYKGMGTASFTQFAVVKEIGRRILSEELQQGVVLNNPRAVADYLRLHLGHEKVEVSTALLLNSQNQLIGAKELSRGTVAENTVYIREVVKLALEEYASAVIIAHNHPGGTAMPSENDILFTRRLQRALDLVEIDLLDHFIITANESCSMRGGGWLDGMPSE, from the coding sequence ATGAGTATCAAACATTGGCCTGAAGGGGAGCGGCCGCGTGAGAAATTGTTGGAACGTGGGGCGGGGGTGTTAAGTGATGCCGAGCTGCTGGCGATTTTGTTGCGGGTGGGTACGCGCGGCATGAGTGCGGTAGATTTGGCGCGTTATCTGTTGAATGAGTTTGGCAGTTTGGGCAGGCTGATGAGTGCCGAGGCGCGGGTGCTTTCCCGATATAAAGGCATGGGAACGGCGAGCTTTACCCAGTTTGCCGTGGTGAAGGAAATCGGCCGGAGGATACTCAGCGAAGAGTTGCAGCAGGGCGTGGTGTTGAACAATCCCCGTGCGGTTGCCGATTATCTGCGGCTGCATTTGGGGCATGAGAAAGTCGAAGTCAGTACCGCGCTGTTGCTCAACAGCCAGAATCAGTTGATTGGTGCGAAGGAATTGTCGCGCGGGACGGTTGCGGAAAATACCGTTTATATTCGTGAGGTGGTGAAGCTGGCCTTGGAGGAGTATGCCAGTGCGGTGATTATTGCCCACAACCACCCGGGCGGCACGGCCATGCCGTCTGAAAACGATATATTGTTTACCCGCCGTTTGCAGCGGGCATTGGATTTGGTGGAAATCGATCTGCTCGATCATTTTATTATTACCGCAAACGAAAGCTGCTCCATGCGCGGCGGCGGCTGGTTGGACGGAATGCCGTCCGAATAA
- a CDS encoding ABC transporter ATP-binding protein, which produces MTAHTASSAKPYLQIQGLVKKFGDNYAVDNIDLDIYKHEIFALLGSSGSGKSTLLRMLAGMEIPNQGKIILDGQDITKLAPYDRPINMMFQSYALFPHMTVEQNIAFGLKQDKMPKGEIDARVEEMLRLVQMTKFAKRKPHQLSGGQQQRIALARSLAKRPKILLLDEPLGALDKKLRQQTQFELVNTLEQVGVTCIMVTHDQEEAMTMATRIAIMSEGQLQQVGTPADVYDYPNSRFTAEFIGETNIFEGVVVEDHADYAVIECDGLENHVRIDHGLGGPAEQDLWVSIRPEDIDLYKEKPEHLGDFNWAKGTVKEIAYLGSFAIYHIKLANGRVVKSQVPAPYWYVQNLTPPTWDETVYMSWPENQPTPLFR; this is translated from the coding sequence ATGACCGCACATACTGCGTCTTCCGCCAAACCTTATCTGCAAATCCAAGGTCTGGTGAAAAAGTTTGGTGACAATTACGCTGTCGATAACATCGACTTGGACATCTACAAACATGAAATCTTTGCGCTTTTGGGCAGTTCCGGCAGCGGCAAATCCACGCTGTTGCGTATGTTGGCCGGCATGGAGATTCCCAATCAGGGCAAAATTATTCTGGACGGACAAGACATTACCAAACTTGCTCCGTACGACCGCCCCATCAATATGATGTTCCAAAGCTACGCGCTGTTTCCGCACATGACGGTGGAGCAAAACATTGCTTTCGGCCTGAAACAGGACAAAATGCCAAAAGGGGAAATCGACGCGCGCGTGGAAGAAATGCTGCGCTTGGTGCAAATGACCAAATTTGCCAAACGCAAACCGCACCAACTGTCCGGCGGCCAGCAGCAGCGTATCGCTTTGGCACGCAGCTTGGCCAAACGTCCGAAAATCCTGTTGCTTGACGAACCTTTGGGCGCGTTGGATAAAAAACTGCGCCAGCAAACCCAATTCGAGCTGGTGAATACGCTGGAGCAAGTGGGCGTAACCTGCATCATGGTCACACACGACCAAGAAGAAGCCATGACCATGGCCACCCGAATCGCCATTATGTCCGAAGGCCAGCTGCAACAAGTCGGTACGCCTGCCGATGTCTATGACTACCCGAACAGCCGCTTTACTGCCGAATTTATTGGCGAAACCAATATTTTCGAGGGTGTGGTTGTTGAGGATCACGCCGATTATGCGGTTATCGAGTGCGATGGCTTGGAAAACCATGTCCGCATCGATCATGGTTTGGGCGGCCCTGCCGAACAGGATTTGTGGGTCAGCATCCGTCCCGAAGACATTGATTTGTACAAGGAAAAGCCCGAACATTTGGGCGACTTCAACTGGGCGAAAGGTACGGTAAAAGAAATTGCCTACTTGGGCAGTTTCGCCATCTACCACATCAAACTTGCCAACGGCCGGGTGGTGAAAAGCCAAGTTCCCGCACCTTATTGGTATGTGCAGAACCTTACTCCGCCCACTTGGGACGAAACCGTGTACATGAGCTGGCCGGAAAACCAGCCGACTCCGTTGTTCCGCTGA
- a CDS encoding ABC transporter permease subunit, whose amino-acid sequence MNFLKKLKNKPPRQKGQRAVIAVPYIWLLVFFLIPFAIVLKISFAEQEIAIPPFTPLTTVDEDLGRLNIAISYQNYADIFQNFWATLGQMLNPFSGSNGDNIYLLTYWSSIKTALTTTVICLLIGYPTAYAISRANPSIRNGLLLAIMLPFWTSFLLRVYAWMGLLGHNGIINNFLLKYGIISEPLDLFYNAFSLNLVMVYAYLPFMILPLYTQLVKLDSRLLEAASDLGAGPIKSFFTITLPLSKTGIIAGSMLVFIPAVGEFVIPELVGGSENLMIGKVLWQAFFDQNNWPLASAVAVVMVILLVIPIALNHRQNNREIKEGGR is encoded by the coding sequence ATGAACTTCCTGAAAAAACTCAAAAACAAACCGCCGCGCCAAAAAGGGCAGCGTGCCGTCATCGCCGTACCGTATATCTGGCTGCTGGTGTTTTTCCTGATTCCGTTTGCGATTGTGCTGAAAATCAGTTTTGCCGAACAGGAAATCGCCATTCCGCCGTTTACACCGTTGACAACAGTTGATGAAGATTTAGGCCGTCTGAATATTGCCATCAGTTATCAGAATTATGCCGACATCTTCCAAAACTTTTGGGCAACGCTGGGGCAGATGCTCAATCCGTTCAGCGGCAGCAACGGCGACAACATTTATTTGCTGACTTACTGGTCTTCGATTAAAACCGCTTTGACCACTACCGTCATCTGCCTGCTGATTGGCTATCCGACCGCTTATGCCATCTCCCGCGCCAATCCGTCTATCCGCAACGGACTGCTGCTGGCCATCATGCTGCCGTTTTGGACATCTTTCCTGCTGCGCGTTTACGCGTGGATGGGGCTGCTCGGCCACAACGGCATCATCAATAACTTCCTGCTGAAATACGGCATTATCAGTGAACCGCTCGACCTTTTTTACAACGCATTTTCCCTGAATCTGGTCATGGTGTACGCTTACCTGCCGTTTATGATTCTGCCGCTGTACACCCAACTGGTGAAACTGGACAGCCGCCTGCTCGAAGCCGCTTCGGATTTGGGCGCCGGTCCGATCAAATCGTTTTTCACCATTACCCTGCCGCTGTCGAAAACCGGCATTATTGCAGGTTCGATGTTGGTGTTTATTCCTGCCGTCGGCGAGTTTGTGATTCCCGAACTGGTCGGAGGCTCGGAAAACTTGATGATCGGTAAAGTATTGTGGCAGGCATTCTTCGATCAGAACAACTGGCCGCTGGCTTCTGCCGTTGCTGTGGTGATGGTGATACTGCTGGTGATTCCGATTGCGCTGAACCACCGCCAAAATAACCGTGAAATCAAAGAAGGAGGCAGATAA
- a CDS encoding ABC transporter permease subunit, giving the protein MQKNKLSWFLKLMLLLSIAFLYIPLFVLVIYSFNESKLVTVWGGFSTKWYAALVQNDTILEAAWLSLRIALVSSLAAVILGTLAGYAMARIKRFRGSTLFAGMISAPMVMPDVITGLSMLLLIIQVQMFLQNSELLSWLYFDRGFFTIFLGHTTFCMAYITVVIRSRLIELDQSLEEAAMDLGARPLKIFFVITLPLIAPAIASGFLLGITLSLDDLVITSFLSGPGSSTLPQVIFSKIKLGLDPQMNVLATILIGVIGTLVIVVNYWMMRQATKREREAAEAYRQEKLAVEKAAQS; this is encoded by the coding sequence ATGCAGAAAAACAAACTTTCTTGGTTTCTGAAGCTGATGCTGTTACTGTCGATAGCATTTCTGTATATACCGCTGTTCGTTCTCGTGATTTATTCGTTCAACGAATCCAAGCTGGTAACCGTTTGGGGCGGTTTCTCAACCAAATGGTATGCCGCACTGGTTCAAAACGATACCATTCTCGAAGCGGCATGGCTGTCGCTGCGGATTGCGCTGGTTTCCTCGCTGGCTGCCGTCATACTCGGCACGCTGGCAGGTTATGCCATGGCGCGTATCAAACGCTTCCGCGGCAGCACCCTGTTTGCCGGTATGATTTCCGCACCGATGGTTATGCCTGATGTGATTACCGGCTTGTCGATGCTGCTGCTGATTATCCAAGTACAAATGTTCCTGCAAAACAGCGAACTGCTGTCTTGGCTCTATTTCGACCGCGGCTTTTTCACCATCTTCCTCGGCCATACCACATTCTGTATGGCATACATTACCGTGGTTATCCGTTCGCGCCTGATCGAACTGGATCAATCCTTGGAAGAAGCCGCGATGGATTTGGGCGCACGTCCGTTAAAAATCTTTTTTGTGATTACCCTGCCGCTGATTGCTCCGGCCATTGCTTCGGGTTTCCTGCTGGGCATTACGCTGTCGCTTGACGACTTGGTCATTACCTCATTCCTGTCCGGCCCGGGTTCGTCCACGCTCCCTCAAGTGATTTTCTCGAAAATCAAACTTGGTCTCGACCCGCAGATGAACGTATTGGCCACCATTTTAATCGGCGTTATCGGTACGCTGGTTATCGTCGTCAACTACTGGATGATGCGCCAAGCCACCAAACGCGAACGCGAAGCGGCTGAAGCCTACCGTCAGGAAAAACTTGCCGTAGAAAAAGCCGCACAATCCTAA
- a CDS encoding 23S rRNA (adenine(2030)-N(6))-methyltransferase RlmJ, translating into MLSYRHAFHAGNHADMLKHFTLYLVLNYFNRKDKPYWYIDTHSGAGLYDLNSTEAQKVGEYRQGIGRLQQAANLPQELQAFLSRLQTILPQSGLYCGSPWLAQAEIRESDKMRMFELHPADFQHLQNNMREARLGKRCLLAQADGYQGLISLLPPPSRRAVILIDPPYEEKQDYQRVIQTLKEAQKRFDSGCYLIWYPCLSREESRKLPEQLKKLSPQNYLHTELHVHSPRADGFGMHGSGMFVINPPYLLAEQLKQNLPALSETLAQDQGAHFVLDHQIK; encoded by the coding sequence ATGCTCAGCTACCGCCATGCTTTCCATGCCGGCAACCATGCCGATATGCTCAAACATTTCACCCTATACTTGGTTCTGAATTATTTCAACCGCAAAGACAAACCCTATTGGTATATCGATACGCACAGCGGCGCAGGCTTATACGACCTGAACAGCACCGAAGCACAAAAAGTCGGCGAATACCGTCAGGGCATCGGCCGTCTGCAACAAGCAGCAAACCTGCCGCAAGAATTGCAGGCATTCTTAAGCCGTCTGCAAACCATATTGCCGCAATCCGGCCTCTATTGCGGCTCTCCGTGGCTGGCACAGGCGGAAATCCGGGAAAGCGACAAAATGCGGATGTTCGAGTTGCACCCTGCCGATTTCCAACATCTGCAAAACAATATGCGCGAAGCCCGATTAGGAAAACGCTGCCTGCTTGCCCAAGCAGACGGCTATCAAGGGCTGATTTCCTTACTGCCGCCGCCATCTCGCCGTGCCGTAATCCTCATCGATCCGCCTTATGAAGAAAAACAAGATTACCAGCGGGTTATCCAAACGCTGAAAGAAGCCCAAAAACGCTTTGATTCGGGCTGCTACCTGATTTGGTATCCCTGCCTGAGCCGTGAAGAGAGCCGCAAACTCCCCGAACAACTGAAAAAATTATCACCGCAAAACTATCTGCACACCGAACTGCACGTCCACAGCCCGCGTGCAGACGGCTTCGGTATGCACGGCAGCGGTATGTTTGTCATCAATCCGCCCTATCTGCTCGCGGAACAGCTCAAACAAAACCTGCCCGCGCTTAGCGAAACACTGGCTCAAGACCAGGGCGCGCATTTCGTTTTGGATCATCAAATCAAATAA
- a CDS encoding NAD(P)H-dependent flavin oxidoreductase, with the protein MQHPFEPLVIRGKSLIPIVQGGMGVGVSASGLSSAVARENGIGTIASVDLRHLHEDLLAESKTNPSEEKYTRLNKIALDREIQKAKAASGGKGMIAVNVMKAVKDHAAYVRQACESGANAVVMGAGLPLDLPEMTEGYHKDVALFPILSESRGINIVLKRWMKKGILPDAIVIEHPAHAAGHLGAATVAGVNDAKFDFKRVIEETFEVFKNLGLENEKIPLVLAGGMANFEKITTALKTWGANAVQIGTAFAVTHEGDAHLNFKKTLAGAETEKVVEFMSVAGLPARGVRTRFLDSYIKREDKLQAAAKADPRRCTQGLNCLTTCGLRDGLDKAGQFCIDIQLAAAWRGEVDKGLFFRGKDPLPFGNAIRSVRETIHYLLHGTQPLPNV; encoded by the coding sequence ATGCAGCATCCGTTCGAGCCTCTGGTTATCCGTGGCAAATCCCTGATTCCCATCGTACAAGGCGGCATGGGCGTCGGCGTCTCCGCGTCCGGACTTTCCAGTGCGGTTGCCCGCGAAAACGGCATCGGCACGATTGCCAGCGTGGACTTGCGCCATCTGCATGAAGATTTGCTGGCCGAGTCCAAAACCAATCCCAGTGAAGAAAAATATACCCGTCTGAACAAGATCGCACTCGATCGGGAAATCCAGAAAGCCAAAGCTGCTTCCGGAGGCAAAGGCATGATTGCCGTCAATGTCATGAAAGCCGTTAAAGACCACGCCGCCTATGTCCGCCAAGCCTGCGAATCCGGCGCGAATGCGGTGGTCATGGGCGCGGGATTGCCGCTGGATTTACCGGAAATGACCGAAGGCTACCATAAAGATGTTGCCCTGTTTCCCATCTTGTCCGAATCGCGCGGCATCAACATCGTTTTGAAACGCTGGATGAAAAAAGGCATTCTGCCTGATGCCATCGTTATCGAACACCCTGCCCATGCTGCCGGACACTTGGGCGCGGCAACCGTAGCCGGAGTCAATGATGCCAAATTTGATTTCAAACGCGTTATCGAAGAAACTTTTGAAGTTTTCAAAAATTTAGGTTTGGAAAACGAGAAAATCCCGCTGGTTTTGGCCGGCGGCATGGCAAATTTTGAAAAAATCACCACCGCACTGAAAACTTGGGGCGCAAATGCCGTACAAATCGGTACTGCTTTCGCCGTTACCCACGAAGGCGATGCCCATCTGAATTTCAAGAAAACCCTTGCCGGAGCGGAAACGGAAAAAGTTGTAGAATTTATGTCGGTAGCAGGTTTGCCCGCACGCGGTGTCCGCACTCGTTTTTTAGACAGCTACATCAAGCGTGAAGACAAACTGCAAGCTGCGGCCAAAGCCGACCCGCGCCGCTGCACCCAAGGGCTGAACTGCCTGACCACCTGCGGCTTGCGCGACGGTTTGGACAAAGCCGGCCAATTCTGTATCGATATCCAGCTTGCTGCCGCATGGCGTGGAGAAGTCGATAAAGGGTTGTTTTTCCGAGGAAAAGATCCCCTGCCTTTCGGTAATGCTATCCGCAGTGTCCGTGAAACCATTCACTATCTGCTGCATGGCACACAACCACTGCCAAACGTCTGA